In Musa acuminata AAA Group cultivar baxijiao chromosome BXJ2-10, Cavendish_Baxijiao_AAA, whole genome shotgun sequence, a genomic segment contains:
- the LOC135624508 gene encoding RING-H2 finger protein ATL8-like — protein MRSPARFLQSSDPPRKAEPPSLLPVDSDVVVVLAALLCALICVIGLAIVARCAWIRRSSTSSSSSSTAGPPPPPSKGLKKKVLRALPTLSFDSSAAAAGGVELVECAICLTEFADGDDVRVLPQCGHGFHACCVDTWLRSHSSCPSCRRVLVVPAPPSRCHSCGATSDGAAAGAKAADRGGASTLSH, from the coding sequence ATGCGCTCTCCGGCGAGGTTTCTCCAGTCCTCGGACCCGCCGCGGAAGGCGGAGCCGCCGTCCTTGCTTCCTGTCGACTCCGACGTGGTCGTCGTCCTCGCCGCGCTGCTCTGTGCCCTCATCTGCGTCATCGGCCTCGCCATCGTCGCCCGCTGCGCCTGGATCCGCCGCTCATCCACCTCGTCCTCCTCATCCTCCACCGCCGGCCCGCCCCCCCCACCCAGCAAGGGCCTGAAGAAGAAGGTCCTCCGGGCGCTACCGACGCTCTCCTTCGACTCCTCTGCCGCCGCCGCTGGCGGCGTCGAGCTGGTGGAGTGCGCTATCTGCCTCACCGAGTTCGCCGACGGCGACGATGTCCGCGTCCTGCCGCAGTGCGGGCACGGGTTCCACGCCTGCTGCGTCGACACGTGGCTCCGCTCTCACTCGTCCTGCCCCTCCTGCCGAAGGGTCCTGGTGGTCCCCGCCCCGCCGTCGCGGTGCCACAGCTGCGGCGCGACCTCCGATGGCGCTGCCGCGGGCGCCAAGGCCGCCGACCGCGGCGGCGCCAGCACGCTGTCGCACTGA
- the LOC135624509 gene encoding histone H4 produces MSGRGKGGKGLGKGGAKRHRKVLRDNIQGITKPAIRRLARRGGVKRISGLIYEETRGVLKIFLENVIRDAVTYTEHARRKTVTAMDVVYALKRQGRTLYGFGG; encoded by the coding sequence ATGTCTGGTCGCGGTAAGGGAGGCAAGGGGCTGGGCAAGGGCGGCGCGAAGCGCCACCGCAAGGTTCTCCGCGACAACATCCAGGGGATCACCAAGCCGGCGATCCGTCGTCTCGCCCGCCGTGGTGGCGTAAAGCGAATCTCCGGTCTCATCTACGAGGAGACCCGCGGCGTCCTCAAGATCTTTCTCGAGAACGTCATCCGTGATGCCGTCACCTACACCGAGCATGCCCGCCGCAAGACTGTTACCGCCATGGACGTCGTCTACGCACTAAAGCGCCAGGGTCGCACCCTCTACGGGTTCGGAGGCTGA